Part of the Arvicanthis niloticus isolate mArvNil1 chromosome 3, mArvNil1.pat.X, whole genome shotgun sequence genome is shown below.
GGACCTATTCCCTGCTCACTGGTGCCCTGCCCCGGGCCTCCAGACATGAGCCTGCAACCCTGTTTTGGTGGCTGAGAACCGGGGCCTGGCTACTTGGAAACCACAGGAACTGGGAGTGGCAGCAAAGCTCCTGAGAGACTCTTGATAGTCTGGGTTGGGGACAGGGGATGAGGCCAGCTCTGCCCTCCAAATGGGTTCGTCCAGTGTGGTAGCTGCTCTGGGGGCAAGCACAGTGGGAGCCAAGGGTTCTGCAGTGGGCTGGGGTGCCGGAGTGGAAAATCTGCGGATCTCCTGGACTCGGGCAGTTTTGGGAGGCCCTGAAGTGGGGCCAGGAGTTGAAGAACCCTCgtcaaaacaaaacatggcaGTTTTAAGTTGGTATGGCTGATGCCGCATGAAATCCAGGGCCTTGATACCCTGCTTAGGGGTCGCCCGAGGTCCCTGGGATTGGGCCTTATTGGGGAGAGTTCGGGCAGCTTGAGGAAAAAAGGGTGAGAGGAGTGGGTTGTAAGCAATAGGAGGTGGGGCACGGATGTTGGGTGAGTATTTCCAGGATGGAGGAAGTGAGGGTGTAGGAGAAGGACTTCTAGGGCGAAGGCCTGGATTAAGGCTAGAGCCAGGTGTAGCTTCCACCACGTACCTATCGGCACGGCTCTGCCGTTTGGCAAATagctccccacccctcccctgcaGCCTTGGGAGCTCAGGGATTCCAACCATAGGGGTCGATCCATTCACTAGCCCATCAAGGAGCCCTCGAGACCCGGGTTTAGGAGCCACAGGGGGTGGAGTCTTAGGCGTTGTAGGGGGTGGAGTTTTGGAAGTCATTGGAGGCGGGGTTTTTGGTGAcacttgagacaaggtcttgtaaCTCCTGCCCCCTAGTGGCTGCATGAAGTTACAGGCTTCAGCTCCGAGGCTTAAAGCGTCCTCCTCTGGACCGGATTCCGCACCGCCCGCCCGAGGTTTTTCATCCAGGTTCTGCACCAGCGATAGCAGCTCGGGGTTGGGCGAGTTCTTCGTCTCTTCCTTTCCAGGCCGGAACATCTGCTTGCGGGTGCCCCGGCGCCGAGCCTCCTGCAAGATGCCGGTGCGGGCAGCTGGCACAGAGATGCGCTGCTCTCGAGCGCTGGCAGGCTCGGGGGCCGCCGGGCCGGGCGCCTCTGGGCGCGCAGAGTTTCTCAGAGGAGTGGACAAGAAGATGGAAGCCGTGGACGTCATGGCAGCAGCGCTAGGAGGAGTGGGAGGCTCTGGGGCGCCTCCTGGAGTAACAGGCCGGCTCGGGGCTGGGATGTACAAGGAGCTGGTAGCGGTCACAGGACCGGAGGAGCGTTGGGTGCTGTTGGAAGCCCCGGAGACCGGTGTGTGGCTGGGTACCACTGTGGTGAAGCTGGGCAGAGGGGTGGGCCCCTGTAGAGGGGCTGCGAAAGGGGACGGGGCGGGGCTCGTGCCCTGCAAGCCTTCATTCACCTTCTTAGGAGCTAAGGGCCGGAAAATTACTGAGGTGGTACCTGACCTTTGCCCTTGTAAACCTGGGGTAAAAGGCCTCGCTGACCTGTTAAAGATACTTGGCGCAGGGTTTGGGGCTCCACCATCCGGGAAGAAGGGGCTAGGGCTGACTGCAGGGGCAGACAAAGGGCTGAGTGGGAGCACAGCTGCCTCTGGGGGAGCACTCTGAGCTCGAGGTGGGGACTGCAGACTCTGCCCATTAAGCATGGCTGCTGGGCCCACCTGAGTTAGCTCCTGAGAGCTGGAGGCTACCCTCTGGCGCTGCTGTTCAAAGAGCTGGACCCCTCGCCCAGAGACCTCACTTAGCTGCCCTCCCAGTCCAGAGCTCTGACTCTCTGCTGTGCCTGAGCCAGCCCTAGCCAGCTCCATATCTAGATAAGGGCTGTCCCAGTCGGATTGATTAGTAAGGCTTCGGGCGTCTGAGAAGGTCTCCTCGTCCAGCTCCGACTCACTCGTTGGGGGGATGCCGTCCTCCTCCTCTGTTCCTGTCCCAGCTGCAGCCCCGAAACTCACTAGGGTGTACTTCTTGGCTCTCTGCCGCCGCTTCTTAAACATAAGCACTCCCTTGGAGTGAGGGTTGGGGGCTGCTGTTAGCAGGGATGCAATGGTCCGGCATTTGGTCTTGGCCTCCTTCACGCTCTTCTCTTGGAGGCTTTCTGCGCGTTGCAGTTCTGAGAAGATGAAGAAGTAGATTAATCAGGGGGCTTACCCACAGCCTGTTCTAATCCTGCCCCCCAAAGCTCCTACCTCCTATTTTTTCACTGAAAGGACCCACAATGTCTCTTGTCTGCGACTTAgagacagagtggaaggagaaaggTGACGCCAAGGACAGAGACTGCCCACACCACAACCCTTCTGTCCCGTCTTCCCTGGGTTGCATTCCTATCTTCCAGGAGATGAGCCTTATCCACTTCACACATTCTTCACCTGCCTCCCATTCTTGACTGGCAGGAAAATCAGACACAGCCGTGTGAGAAGAGATAAGGGGCGCTTTTCTCCCACCATACTTTGTAAGCAGGCTCCTCACAAAGCTTGGACCTTACCCCCACTTCCCACCTGTTACCTCTATAACTAGGGCACACAGACTCTTTTTGTAACAGGGTCTCTCTAccgagccctggctgttctggaattcactctgtagtccggccttgagctcacagagatccaactgctgctgtctctcaagtgctgggattaaaggcatgtattatCACACCCGGCCCAACATACAGATTCTTAACTCGAGGCTCTTCATTCACAATTCTGCCCATCAAGTTGCTCATTCCCACACATCATAAACACTCACAGAAATAACCCCCATACACCTTGTTAACATCAGTCTCCTGAAAGCCGGCTATGGGCACAGTTTCTCCATAGTACTTTCTTATTCACAACTGTTCCAGCTTATACACACATCAGTTCACATATACAGTGTTATCAAAGTCAAATCCATTTGCATACCTAAATGCTCCAGGTAGTTCTTCCCAGAGTTTTCCCTCTAGAGGCTCTGGTATAATGTAGAGATCTTggccgggcggtagtggcacacacctttaatcccagcacttgggagacagaggcagacagatttctgagttcaaggccagcctggtctacaaagtgagttccaggacagccaggactacacagagaaaccctgtctcaaaacaaaacaaaacaaaacaaaaaaaaaaagaactgatctTGGCCCTCCCAACTCCTAGAACATTCCTTTGTGCTTCATACCTCTGCTACTCACATCCAGGGATAATCTTGGATCCAAGATGCAGGAAAAGGCAGAGTGCTGTTCTCCAAGGCAACCCCCTAAACCTTTAGGAGATTTCAAGCTCACCAGGTAAATATAATCTCTATCTCACAAGCTGGTGCTAGCATTGGGGTAGATGGCTTTGGAGGCTAGCACTGTTTTCTCTCCCATTTGCCCTGTCTTTCAAGTAGAGAACTCAAAAGAGCAGCCCCATCAGGTGGGCATGAGAGGGTCTATGTGCTGAAGAACCAAGGCAGGAGTTCCTATACTATGCGGGGGCCTGAGTAGGTGGGGCCAGGAAGTGGGAAGGGCTGCCCTGCTATAAGACCCCGCCCTGGACATGGATACTTTCTTGTCTGTGGTCCCCAGTTCCTCCTGGAAAATTCTTGACATTCCAACTACTTTTCCTCTCAAGCTGCTTTCTAATTAGGGACTTCATTCCTTTTGTCCCCACGTGTATAACACAGAATAGTAATATCCATGAGAGAATAGACACCAGAGTCAGAATTCAGTTCTGGGAGAATTACTTCATGAGGATGATAATGGCTACCTCTTTATAAGATCACATGAACACAGTGAGATAAGTCAACTAAGCATTTAACACACTGTCAAGGCCCACTGTGAGCAGCCATTATGCTTTCTTGATGTAAGCTTCTCGTGGACCACAACACATTCTTGTTCTTACATATTTTCTCCCAGATTCACACATACATGTCTTCATGTGTTGTTCACAGTGCACTCTCATTTCTCACTCTTGTCCCATGAGCTTCCCACAGCTCACATGGCCATTAACCCCTTACCATGTGGTCTTAGCATCAACCCATTATGAGAAAGGGGTGGTGACACTTTCCTGAAAGAGTGAGGGGAAGGATGGCAAAAAAGGAAGAGAGTAGCGGGGTATGGCCTTTCCAAAAGACCTCCCTTCACCCACTGCTGTGCTGTTACCCTCCACTCTAGCCCCCAACACTCTCCTGAGTGGGATAGGGAGTACCTGCATAGAATGGGTTGTGGAGCTCAGGAGCTGGGGCTTTGTCACAGCTGGCTTGGCTGAGGGGCTCTTGGCTGATGGTCTCCATGCTGAGAAAGGCGGTGCTGGCTGGAGTAGGACCAGCTTGAGCCACCCCCAAGGCCTTTTAAAGCCCCTTTGTCTTGTCCCCAGAGCTGGCAGCTGAATGAGCTCACCAAGCTGTTTTTAGAAcatgtccccctccctcctttccctgtcCCACAACTCCTAGTGTGATAGACATGGGCAcctgcctccctttcctctcaccccaccccctctgAACTGTGAGGTCTGCCTGGCTAAAAATAAACTTGAGCTATTGCATAGAATCTTGCCCAGCATgatgggaagggaggagggtgCTAAAATGAGAATTGGGGATAAATGTGGGATCTTGAGCATGCATCTGGAATGTTTTGTATGATATGGGACACTCTCGGGATGGGAGATTATAAACTCATGTTTTTAGCCTCTGAAAATTCAAAGACATAAAACTTTTTGAATTGAGAATCAGAAtggtggaagagaagaaagattacTAGAGAGAGTGAATCCTGAGATTGCAAAAgtggcaaaacaacaacaaaacgacTATGGAAGGGGCATGGGAGGCCACAGGGCTCAGGACAG
Proteins encoded:
- the Synpo2l gene encoding synaptopodin 2-like protein isoform X1; protein product: MGAEEEVQVTLAGGAPWGFRLQGGSEQRKPLQVSKIRRRSQAGRAGLRERDQLLAINGVSCTNFSHASAMTLIDASGHQLVLTVRRVADEGSVRSPSPGELQVLSPLSPLSPEPPGAPVSQALQPGSLRSPPDSEAYYGETDSDVDGPATQEKPRRTRRRGPARSFLPGGPPDEVYLSDSPAEPAPVKTGSPSQGDSRVSSPSWEEGAALQPSPAEALLLPHGPLRPGPHLIPMVGPVPHPVAEDLTTTYVQKAKQAKLQRAESLQEKSVKEAKTKCRTIASLLTAAPNPHSKGVLMFKKRRQRAKKYTLVSFGAAAGTGTEEEDGIPPTSESELDEETFSDARSLTNQSDWDSPYLDMELARAGSGTAESQSSGLGGQLSEVSGRGVQLFEQQRQRVASSSQELTQVGPAAMLNGQSLQSPPRAQSAPPEAAVLPLSPLSAPAVSPSPFFPDGGAPNPAPSIFNRSARPFTPGLQGQRSGTTSVIFRPLAPKKVNEGLQGTSPAPSPFAAPLQGPTPLPSFTTVVPSHTPVSGASNSTQRSSGPVTATSSLYIPAPSRPVTPGGAPEPPTPPSAAAMTSTASIFLSTPLRNSARPEAPGPAAPEPASAREQRISVPAARTGILQEARRRGTRKQMFRPGKEETKNSPNPELLSLVQNLDEKPRAGGAESGPEEDALSLGAEACNFMQPLGGRSYKTLSQVSPKTPPPMTSKTPPPTTPKTPPPVAPKPGSRGLLDGLVNGSTPMVGIPELPRLQGRGGELFAKRQSRADRYVVEATPGSSLNPGLRPRSPSPTPSLPPSWKYSPNIRAPPPIAYNPLLSPFFPQAARTLPNKAQSQGPRATPKQGIKALDFMRHQPYQLKTAMFCFDEGSSTPGPTSGPPKTARVQEIRRFSTPAPQPTAEPLAPTVLAPRAATTLDEPIWRAELASSPVPNPDYQESLRSFAATPSSCGFQVARPRFSATKTGLQAHVWRPGAGHQ
- the Synpo2l gene encoding synaptopodin 2-like protein isoform X2 — protein: METISQEPLSQASCDKAPAPELHNPFYAELQRAESLQEKSVKEAKTKCRTIASLLTAAPNPHSKGVLMFKKRRQRAKKYTLVSFGAAAGTGTEEEDGIPPTSESELDEETFSDARSLTNQSDWDSPYLDMELARAGSGTAESQSSGLGGQLSEVSGRGVQLFEQQRQRVASSSQELTQVGPAAMLNGQSLQSPPRAQSAPPEAAVLPLSPLSAPAVSPSPFFPDGGAPNPAPSIFNRSARPFTPGLQGQRSGTTSVIFRPLAPKKVNEGLQGTSPAPSPFAAPLQGPTPLPSFTTVVPSHTPVSGASNSTQRSSGPVTATSSLYIPAPSRPVTPGGAPEPPTPPSAAAMTSTASIFLSTPLRNSARPEAPGPAAPEPASAREQRISVPAARTGILQEARRRGTRKQMFRPGKEETKNSPNPELLSLVQNLDEKPRAGGAESGPEEDALSLGAEACNFMQPLGGRSYKTLSQVSPKTPPPMTSKTPPPTTPKTPPPVAPKPGSRGLLDGLVNGSTPMVGIPELPRLQGRGGELFAKRQSRADRYVVEATPGSSLNPGLRPRSPSPTPSLPPSWKYSPNIRAPPPIAYNPLLSPFFPQAARTLPNKAQSQGPRATPKQGIKALDFMRHQPYQLKTAMFCFDEGSSTPGPTSGPPKTARVQEIRRFSTPAPQPTAEPLAPTVLAPRAATTLDEPIWRAELASSPVPNPDYQESLRSFAATPSSCGFQVARPRFSATKTGLQAHVWRPGAGHQ